A part of Acipenser ruthenus chromosome 12, fAciRut3.2 maternal haplotype, whole genome shotgun sequence genomic DNA contains:
- the LOC117417347 gene encoding protein arginine N-methyltransferase 6-like, which translates to MSLNSKKRKLDRSAQDNVYFESYSDVTVHEEMIADKVRTNSYRLGILKNYKAIKGKVVLDVGAGTCVLSIFCVHAGAKMVYAVEASAIAEQAKEIVKLNKMEDKITIIKGMLETVELPENVDVIVSEWMGYALLHESMLNSVLFARDKWLKPGGCILPSVAELYIAPINDPVVEDRLNFWSTVKDQYGVDMTCMYDFARKCIMMTSEIAVNSVTMEDVLSHPAKFAELDLHTVTTEQLESVKGSFNCECFGSSSVNALCIWFSVTFPGEDRPLVLCTSPFKQETHWKQSILYLDEAVEVTQDTKVAGEITLSPSVKNPRHLCVHLDYSIGEYTNKSKTFSMGDGYPDAE; encoded by the coding sequence ATGTCCCTAAACAGTAAGAAGAGAAAGTTGGATAGAAGTGCACAGGATAACGTGTATTTCGAAAGCTATTCTGATGTTACTGTACACGAAGAGATGATTGCAGATAAGGTCCGCACCAATTCGTACAGGTTGGGCATTTTAAAGAACTATAAGGCAATCAAGGGTAAAGTTGTGTTGGATGTGGGTGCAGGAACATGCGTACTGAGTATTTTTTGCGTACATGCTGGGGCTAAAATGGTATATGCAGTGGAAGCGAGTGCTATAGCCGAGCAAGCAAAGGAAATTGTGAAGTTAAATAAGATGGAAGATAAAATCACCATCATAAAAGGTATGCTGGAGACAGTAGAGCTGCCAGAAAACGTGGATGTGATTGTCAGCGAGTGGATGGGGTATGCATTGTTGCACGAATCCATGTTGAATTCTGTACTTTTTGCTCGAGATAAATGGCTAAAGCCAGGTGGTTGCATATTGCCCTCCGTAGCTGAACTTTATATTGCCCCTATAAATGATCCCGTGGTCGAGGATCGCTTGAATTTCTGGAGCACGGTGAAAGACCAGTATGGTGTGGATATGACGTGCATGTATGACTTTGCGAGGAAGTGCATCATGATGACTAGTGAGATCGCTGTGAACTCCGTCACAATGGAAGATGTGCTGTCCCACCCTGCTAAGTTTGCCGAGCTGGATTTGCATACAGTAACCACAGAACAACTTGAAAGCGTGAAGGGCAGTTTCAACTGCGAGTGCTTTGGTTCCTCTTCTGTTAATGCTTTATGCATTTGGTTTTCGGTGACTTTCCCAGGTGAAGACAGACCGTTAGTCCTGTGCACGTCCCCATTTAAACAGGAAACCCACTGGAAACAATCCATTTTGTATCTGGATGAAGCAGTTGAAGTTACACAGGACACCAAGGTCGCAGGAGAAATCACCTTGTCTCCCTCGGTGAAAAACCCAAGGCATTTATGCGTCCACTTGGACTATTCGATAGGAGAGTATACAAATAAGTCAAAGACATTCTCAATGGGAGACGGGTACCCAGACGCcgagtaa